Proteins found in one Candidatus Methylacidiphilales bacterium genomic segment:
- a CDS encoding PEP-CTERM sorting domain-containing protein has translation MRCPLLYVSLLLGLATHTFAVIAWNEAVNGDLSSNPSAPSLISLVVGTNSVIASSGGGDHDYFTFTIGAGESLASFMLASYASSDPVAFVAIQVGSSWTAGNNTSLMIAWQHMGPGNVGNSLLGITSTTPLGPGTYTVRAQQLGAQTDYQFDLVVVPEPASLLLASIGLATLAVRRRLQGS, from the coding sequence ATGAGATGTCCTCTATTATACGTGTCGCTTCTTCTAGGCCTGGCTACGCACACATTTGCAGTCATCGCATGGAACGAAGCAGTAAACGGAGACTTATCGAGCAATCCATCTGCGCCTTCTCTGATTTCACTCGTCGTCGGCACTAACAGCGTTATTGCGTCCTCAGGCGGAGGCGACCATGATTATTTCACATTTACTATCGGGGCGGGGGAATCGCTCGCTTCGTTTATGTTGGCCAGCTACGCCTCCTCCGACCCGGTCGCCTTTGTGGCGATTCAGGTCGGTTCCTCGTGGACTGCAGGGAACAATACTAGCTTGATGATCGCCTGGCAGCACATGGGCCCTGGAAATGTCGGAAATTCCTTGCTCGGCATCACATCCACCACGCCGCTCGGACCCGGGACCTATACTGTGCGGGCGCAGCAACTAGGCGCGCAGACCGATTACCAATTCGATCTGGTTGTCGTCCCCGAGCCGGCAAGTCTTCTTCTGGCTTCCATCGGCCTTGCGACGCTGGCTGTCCGCCGGCGATTGCAGGGATCCTAA